The nucleotide sequence AGAATAATAACTAAAGCAGTTTCTTATTTCAGAGTGTAATAATTCTGAGGGTAGAAAGAGAGTATATGTACATATACTCTCTTTTTCCCTGTAAAGCATTTGTCGAACAATAGGGAAAATTGAAATAATACAGGAGGTGCACCCATATGGCAAAATACCTGTTAAAAAGGGTACTTTACATGTTTTTGACTCTTTTCATCATTGCGTCCCTTACATTTTTCTTAATGAAAATTATTCCTGGTACGCCTTTTGCAAGTGCGAATAAATTGGGGCCTGCACAAATGGAAATCATGAAGGCGAAATATGGACTCGACCAGCCGGTACCTGTACAATATGCTAAGTACATTGGCAACTTGTTACAAGGGGATCTCGGTATTTCCTTCCAGTTCAATAACACACCGGTTACAGACCTGATGTTCAAACGGTTAGGGCCATCTATGCAACTAGGTGCCCAGGCGATGTTACTCGGAACGATAGTAGGAATTGTGCTTGGGATATTAGCTGCTTTAAGGCAGAACTCATGGGTCGATTATAGTTCTACTTTTGTCGCAGTATTAGGTAAGTCAATTCCTAACTTCGTATTTGCAGGATTGCTCCAATATTTTGTCGGAGTTAAATTGGGCTGGTTCCCAGTTCTTTTCTGGCGTGGATTTGAGTATACAGTTCTGCCTACTATTGCTCTCGCAATGCTTCCGATTGCCATTGCTGCCCGTTTTATGAGAACGGAAATGATTGAAGTATTAGGGTCAGACTATATCATGCTGGCTAAGGCAAAAGGTGCAAGTTTCTTCGAGATTGCATTTAAGCATGCTTTAAGAAATGCATTAATCCCATTGGTAACGGTTTTAGGACCATTGGCCATTTCATTGATGACAGGTTCATTAGTTATTGAGAAGATTTTTGCGATCCCTGGTCTTGGTGAACAGTTCGTAAAATCTATTACAGTAAATGATTACCCTGTAATTATGGGAACAACCATTTTATTTGCTGCATTATTTGTAGTTATCATCCTAGTTGTGGATATTCTTTATGGAATTATCGATCCACGTATCAGGCTGTCTGGAGGTAATAAGTAATGGCTGATTTTGAATCAAACATTCCAAAAGATCGTTTTAGGCCTGCAGAAATAGATTCGGCTAAAAGCGAGGAAATTAACAGGCCAAGCTTAACCTTCTGGCAGGATGCTTGGATGCGTGTACGTAAAAACAAAGGTGCCCTTGTAAGCTTAATTATTATGGCAATAGTGATCTTAATGGCTTTCCTTGGTCCATTGATCAGTGGAAAAGAATTTGATACTCAAAAAGTAGCACATAATAATTTACCTCCTAAAATACAGGGGCTTGAAAACATCAGCTGGCTTCCGTTTGATGGTATGAAGACCAACAAGGCCGGTAAAGAAATCGATATGTATGAAGTCAAAAAAGTTGATGAATACTATTGGTTTGGTACGGATGCGCTTGGACGTGACTTATTTACACGTGTATGGAAAGGTACTCAAATTTCACTTTATATTGCTTTTCTAGCGGCAGTGATTGATATGATCATTGGTGTTGCGTACGGTGCCATTTCAGGATACTATGGCGGACGATTGGATAATGTCATGCAAAGGATCACTGAAATCCTTGTAGGTATACCTCTAATGATCGTTGTTATCTTAATGATCCTTGTCTTGCAGCCAGGTATTATTTCCATTACCGTAGCCCTGACAATAACAGGTTGGGTAGGTATGGCCCGTGTTGTACGTGCCCAGACTCTTAAGCTTAAGGAACAGGAGTTTGTACTTGCATCTAAAACTCTCGGTAACAGTAACGGCAAAATCATATCTAAACACTTATTGCCAAACCTTGCTGGTGTCATTATTATCAATACAATGTTCACAATCCCAAATGCAGTATTCTTTGAAGCATTCTTGAGCTTTATCGGTCTTGGTCTTCAGGATCCATATGCATCGTTGGGTACATTGATTGATGAAGGTTTTAAAGTGCTAAGATTACACCCACATGAGATGATAATTCCAGCTGTTATCATCAGTATCATCATGATAACGTTCAATATGCTGGCAGACGGATTGCGCGATGCGCTTGATCCGAAAATGCGCGATTAAAGGGCAGGTGAATGTATTATGGAAAATATTTTAGAAGTTAAGGATTTAAATATCTCCTTCCACACATTCGCGGGCGAAGTTAAAGCAATCCGCGGTGTCAACTTTGATTTGAAAAAGGGAGAAACCCTTGCAATAGTTGGAGAGTCGGGATCAGGAAAATCAGTAACGACTAAAGCAATCATGAGATTGCTGCCTCCAGGAAATTCCGAAATCAAACAGGGTGAAATATTGTTTGAAGGTAAAGACTTAGCAAAATTGACCGACAAGCAAATGCAGAAAATCCGCGGGCAGGATATTTCGATGATTTTCCAGGATCCAATGACCTCTTTAAATCCAACAATGGCTGTTGGAAAGCAGATCATGGAACCTTTGATCAAGCACCAAAATATGAGTAAATCAGCGGCAAAAGAGCGTGCGGTTCAGCTGTTGAAGCTGGTAGGTATCCCGAAACCTGAATTACGTATCAAGC is from Mesobacillus boroniphilus and encodes:
- the opp3b gene encoding oligopeptide ABC transporter permease yields the protein MAKYLLKRVLYMFLTLFIIASLTFFLMKIIPGTPFASANKLGPAQMEIMKAKYGLDQPVPVQYAKYIGNLLQGDLGISFQFNNTPVTDLMFKRLGPSMQLGAQAMLLGTIVGIVLGILAALRQNSWVDYSSTFVAVLGKSIPNFVFAGLLQYFVGVKLGWFPVLFWRGFEYTVLPTIALAMLPIAIAARFMRTEMIEVLGSDYIMLAKAKGASFFEIAFKHALRNALIPLVTVLGPLAISLMTGSLVIEKIFAIPGLGEQFVKSITVNDYPVIMGTTILFAALFVVIILVVDILYGIIDPRIRLSGGNK
- the opp3C gene encoding oligopeptide ABC transporter permease codes for the protein MADFESNIPKDRFRPAEIDSAKSEEINRPSLTFWQDAWMRVRKNKGALVSLIIMAIVILMAFLGPLISGKEFDTQKVAHNNLPPKIQGLENISWLPFDGMKTNKAGKEIDMYEVKKVDEYYWFGTDALGRDLFTRVWKGTQISLYIAFLAAVIDMIIGVAYGAISGYYGGRLDNVMQRITEILVGIPLMIVVILMILVLQPGIISITVALTITGWVGMARVVRAQTLKLKEQEFVLASKTLGNSNGKIISKHLLPNLAGVIIINTMFTIPNAVFFEAFLSFIGLGLQDPYASLGTLIDEGFKVLRLHPHEMIIPAVIISIIMITFNMLADGLRDALDPKMRD